The sequence GCCGAGCCCCTTCTGGAACGCGACGGCGCCCATCATCGCCGCCTTCATCATGCCGCCGCGCGCCTCGAGGTCGTCGCCGTGCGTGACCGCCCGCGCGAGGTGCGCGGCGGCGAGGCGGATCCCCTCGAGCGCGATCCCGTCGGCCATCGGGTGATCGCCCTTCGCGACGTACGCCTCGATGCAGTGGGTGAGCGCGTCGAAGCCCGTCGCCGCCGTGAGGAAGGCCGGCATCGACCGCGTCATCACCGGATCGAGCAACGCGGCGTTCGCGAGCAGGTGCGGCGAGAAGATCACCGTCTTCCGGTGGTTCACGTCGAGCGTCACGACGCCCGAGCGGCCGACCTCGCTGCCGGTCCCGGCCGTCGTGGGGATCGCGAGCATCGGCGGCACGTCGGGCGTGATGAAGCGATCGCCGCCCGTGGCGTCGTCGTAGTCGACGAGCGGCCGATCGTGGTTCACGCCGAGGCGCACGAGCTTGCCGACGTCGAGCGGCGAGCCGCCCCCGAGGGCGACGACGAGATCGGCGCGGGCCGCGCGGAACGCGGCGACGCCGTCGTGCACGTTCTTCTCGATGGGGTTGCCGAGGACGTCGTCGAAGACGGCGACCTCGAGGCCCTCCTTCCGCAGCGACGCGGCGACGGGCTCCAGCAGCCCCGAGCGGACGACGCCCTTGTCCGTGACGACGAGCGCCCGCGCCGCGCCGAGCCGGCGCGCCTCGGCGCCTGTCTGCTCGACGACGCCGGCGCCGAAGAGGATGCGTGTGGGAAAGCTCCAAACCGTGAACTGGCTCATGATCACACCGCCTCGAAGTAACGCTTCAGCTCCCAATCCGTGACCGCGCGCTCGTACTGCCGCACCTCCCAGTCGCGCGTCAGGACATAGTGCTCGACGAATTTCTCGCCGAGGATCTCGCGGGCCATCTTGCTGCCCGCGAGCATCCGGGTCGCGTCGGCGAGCGTACGGGGCAGCGACAAGCGCGAGGACTCGGCGGACGACGCGTCTCCGGAGGCCTGCGCCGGCGGCTCGACGCCGTGCTCGATGCCGTAGAGCCCCGCGCCGAGGCACGCGGCCATCGCGGTGTACGGGTTGATGTCCGCGGCCGTCTGCCGGTACTCGACGCGCGCGCCAGGCGTGCCGAGGCCGATGAGGCGGATCGCGGCCGTGCGGTTCTCGACGCCCCAGCTCGCGGTGAGCGGGGCCCAGACGCCGGGCACGTACCGCTTGTAGGCGTTGATCGTCGGCGAGTAGATCGCCGTGAGCTCGGGCATCAGGGCGATCTGGCCGCCGACGTAGTGGCGCAGCGCCGCCGGGATCCGATCGGGCGACGACGCGTCCTCGAAGACGTTGCGGCCGTCCTTCCAGAGGCTCTGGTGCAGGTGCCCGCTCGATCCGGGGAGCTCGGCGTTCCACTTCGCCATGAACGTGACCGCGAGGCCGTGCTCGTGGGCGATCTGCTTCATGGCGACCTTGAAGAGCGCGGCCTTGTCCGCGGCGCGGAGCACGTCGTCGTAGCGGATCGCCGCCTCGTACACGCCCGGGCCGGTCTCGGTGTGCAGGCCCTCGATCTCGACGTCGAAGGCCTGCATCTGATCGAGGATGGCGGCCATGAGCTTCTTGTTCTGCCCCTCGCGGACCCACGAGTAGCCGAACATGCCGGGGCTGAGCGGCGTCAGGCCGGCGAACCGCTTCTCGTGCAGCGAGCGCGGCGTCTCCTCGAAGAGGAAGAACTCGAACTCGCACGAGAACTTCGCCGAGAACCCCATCCGCTCGCCCTTCGCGATGACGCTCCGGAGGAGCGAGCGCGGGCACGCGGGGTGCGGGCCGCCGCGCTCGTCGCGGAAGTCGGCGAGCATCGCGACGGTCCCCGGCTCCCACGGGATGTCGCGCTGCGTGCTCGGATCGAGGACGGCGTGCGCGTCCGGGTAGCCGGTGTGCCAGCCGGTGACCTTGGCGTTGTCGTAGAGGACGTCGGCGATGTCCCAGCCGAAGATGACGTCGCAGAAGCCGAAGCCGCTCTTGAGCGCGCTCTTCAGCTTCTCGAGCGAGACGTACTTCCCGCGGAGGATGCCGTCGATGTCAAACCCGCCGATCTTCGCGCGGGTGATGCCCCGCGCTTCCAGATCGGAGAAGAGCTTCTCGGAGGTCGAGGCGGTCATGGGCCGCGACGATAGCAGGGGAA is a genomic window of Sorangium aterium containing:
- a CDS encoding iron-containing alcohol dehydrogenase; protein product: MIMSQFTVWSFPTRILFGAGVVEQTGAEARRLGAARALVVTDKGVVRSGLLEPVAASLRKEGLEVAVFDDVLGNPIEKNVHDGVAAFRAARADLVVALGGGSPLDVGKLVRLGVNHDRPLVDYDDATGGDRFITPDVPPMLAIPTTAGTGSEVGRSGVVTLDVNHRKTVIFSPHLLANAALLDPVMTRSMPAFLTAATGFDALTHCIEAYVAKGDHPMADGIALEGIRLAAAHLARAVTHGDDLEARGGMMKAAMMGAVAFQKGLGACHSLAHPLSSECGLHHGLANALCLPPVVEFNVAAAGPRLARVAALLGAPEDAAACADAIRALRARIGLAAGLEKAGVPRDKLDALADLAAQDACHTSNPRPCSRDDLRHLYEASFAS
- a CDS encoding glutamine synthetase family protein produces the protein MTASTSEKLFSDLEARGITRAKIGGFDIDGILRGKYVSLEKLKSALKSGFGFCDVIFGWDIADVLYDNAKVTGWHTGYPDAHAVLDPSTQRDIPWEPGTVAMLADFRDERGGPHPACPRSLLRSVIAKGERMGFSAKFSCEFEFFLFEETPRSLHEKRFAGLTPLSPGMFGYSWVREGQNKKLMAAILDQMQAFDVEIEGLHTETGPGVYEAAIRYDDVLRAADKAALFKVAMKQIAHEHGLAVTFMAKWNAELPGSSGHLHQSLWKDGRNVFEDASSPDRIPAALRHYVGGQIALMPELTAIYSPTINAYKRYVPGVWAPLTASWGVENRTAAIRLIGLGTPGARVEYRQTAADINPYTAMAACLGAGLYGIEHGVEPPAQASGDASSAESSRLSLPRTLADATRMLAGSKMAREILGEKFVEHYVLTRDWEVRQYERAVTDWELKRYFEAV